In Sphingobacterium sp. SRCM116780, the genomic stretch GCTATCCGCTTAGCTAGAGGCTATACAAAGCGAGATAAAATTGTCAAATTTGAGGGTTGTTATCATGGACATTCGGACTCTTTATTAGTAAAAGCTGGTTCAGGATTAGTAACTTTTGGAGAAACTTCTTCTGCAGGTGTACCCAAAGCATTTGCTGATGAAACAATTGTTATTGCATTAAATGATAAGGAGGCTCTTTCAACAGTTTTTGAACAGTTCAAAGATCAAATAGCCGCTGTTATTATTGAAGGTGTACCCGCAAATAATGGTTTATTAATTCAAACAAAAGAATACGTTCAGTTTTTGAGTGAAATCACCAAACAAAATGGTTCTTTGCTCATATTTGATGAAGTCATTACAGGTTTTCGTTTAGGTTTTGAGGGTGCAGCAGCTTATTATGAGATTCAGCCTGATATCATCACCTATGGTAAAATTATTGGTGGAGGTATGCCTGTAGGAGCTTACGGTGCATCAAAAGAATTAATGAGTTGTATCTCTCCTGATGGTGCTGTTTATCAAGCTGGAACGCTCTCTGGAAATCCTGTTGCTATGGCTGCTGGAATTGCGACTTGCAAAGTCCTGACACAGCCTGATTTCTATAAAAATCTGAATGCAAAAACAGCAGCTTTTGTAGCTGATATACGTCATTATATAACAGAGAAGAAGTATCCTGTAAAAATCTTTACCATTGCTTCCATATTCTGGTTTGCTTTTACGGAACAAGACGCGATTTTAAAAGCGAGTGACATTGATCCAAATTCTATGGAGTCCTACAAAAAAATGCATCGTGAATTGCTCAATAGAGGAATCTACTTCGGTCCTTCGGGTTATGAAGTTGGTTTTGTTTCTCATGCACATACTGCACAGGATTTAGACACAACGAAACAGCATATTTTTGCAGCATTGGATCTCGTTTTTAATGAATTGTAAACTTTTTCAAGAACAAATTGTTTACCTCTAGTAGTAAATCTATATCAATCATGAAAAAAAATATTTTATTAAAATCTGCATTAGTTTTCATAGCAATTTCAGCTACGCTTACTTCTTGTCAAAATACGTCAACAAAAAGTACGTCGGAACAAGATTCGACTGCTACTGGTGATACAACAACTGTAGCTACAGAAATTACGGTGACTCCTGTGGCAGACTCAAAAGAATTCCCTGGTGCTGATTTGAAAATCGCATCCATTACTTCTGAAAAAGTAGGGACGGATTCTGCAAAAGTAACCGTAAAATACACGGTTAACAATTTCAAATTAACGGAACAAACGATTCATGATCATCATATGGCTAATTCGCATGATGGTCAACATATCCATTTTATTTTGGATAATAAACCATATGTAGCTTTGTATAAACCAGAAAATACGATAACGCTGGCATTAAACTCGGAGCATTATCTGCTATCATTCTTGTCTCGCTCTTATCATGAGTCGATCAAAACAACTGCTGCTTCTAAATTGGTGAAATTCAAACTCGATAAAGATGGTAAAGTCGTACAAGAATCTGCTGTAACGAGCCCTTCTTTGTTTTATAGCCGCCCAAAAGGAGAGTATAAAGGGGAAGATACGAAAGTACTCTTATTGGATTTTTTCTTAGTAAATACAACTTTAGCAGCTGATGGAAATAAGGTTATCGCAGATGTAAATGGTAAACAATTTACATTAGACAAATGGGGTCCTTATGAAATTAAAGGTTTACCATTAGGTGATGCAAAAGTAAAATTGACATTGGTTGATAAGGATGGCAATGCAATCACAGGTGACAATGTTTCTGTAGAAAGGGCTTTCAAATTATTAGCTAAATAATTTTGTTATTTATCGAGTGTAAAAAGGATATTATTTAACCATTCAAGGTATTACGTATATAGGTAAAATTATTTATTATCGAAAACTATTTAAATAAGTAATAGTGTACCTGTTCTTTTTAAACAATAAGAGGTCCTGAATAATATATTCAAGACCTCTTATTTTATTTAAAAAACTAGTATTAATATCCAGAAACTCTAAATTCAGCAAGATGTGTAGATGTCGCACTATTCATTGGTGCGGTCATCGTAATACGTATATACTTAGCTTTAACTGCGGCTAAAGTATAGTCTTGCCATGCAGCAGGAGAATCGCTAGAATTAAAGTTCAGATTTTTTCCAACCTCTGTCCAGTTTTGACCATCCAGAGAAACTTCTACATTGAAGGTTTTAAAACCGCCAGTTGCATTATTATGTCTTCGAATCATTCCAAATTTACCTATCGTTTCAATTTGTCCAAAATCTATAATAAACCAATGTGGGTAATTAGATCCAGGTCCCGACCAATTTGAATGCCAATACGTATTGATATCACCATCAATTAATGATGATCCTTTACCGTTTGCAGCTCCTTCATTGTTCTCCGTAGAAGAGACTTCAGCTGTCCAACCTGTTTTAGCAATCTCAGTGAGTGGTTTTACTGGAATAATTTGAACTGGAGATGTACTTCCGTCAGTGCTTAACGTAACATTTAAGATTGTTGCATTTCCACCAACATCAAAACTAAGTTTACCTGTAGTTTCTGTACTCGCATTCACAACAGCTGTTTTGTTAACACCGTTTAGTTTATAATTAACTTGCACATCTACAGGATCTCCTGTATTATTTTTCCAGCTGACAACTGCATTATTTCCCTCCATATAAGCTAAAAGTGATGGAAGAATCAATTTGTATACTAATAATCCAGGAGCTAATTGTTTAGTTCCTTTAGCCTCTCGTGTCCATTTTGCATCATTTAAAGTAATCGCAAATGCTATTTCTTGGGTCTCATCCGTCAACCCTACAACATTTACAGTATCTGCTATATTTCCTTTAATCTCTTTTTCATAAGATTTTCCATTAAAACTATATGTGATCGTTCCAGGAATTTCTCGCGTTGAAGTCTTGGGAAATATAAAACTAACTCCGCCTGCAATAGGTTGAGCATTTAGATTTAGAATTTTATAATCTGCCTCAAAAGGTCTAGGGCTCAACTTTACTGAAGTGGTTTTAGAAGATGTTCCCTCTGAAGTAAAATATTGTAAATCAAAATCGTATTCTTTCATTTCATCTAGATGAAGAATAGTCGCTTCGTCAAACTTGGTTACTTCAATCTTTTTAACTTCAGTTCCTTCTTTGTAGGTAATTACTGCCTTCGTTACCCGTTCGCTCAACTCTGGCCAATAGATTTCAATTGTCTGATTAAAATCAGATACAAAAGTTAAATTAGCTGGTTTTGCTGTTGGTCTTTTTTCTGTGATCTCGATTTCTTGATTTACATTTTTAGGAAACACCAACTCCTCTTCCTTACATGCATTCAAAGCCAGTAACATCCCTCCGAAAAGGACGAACTGATTGATTCTCATAGTTCTTTTTAATTTTATCATGACAGGTTAAAATCTATGGCTTTAAAAATTCAATTTCATACTTGTTCAAGAATACTTGCCCTTCTAAATTCCAATCTTGTTGCGTTTGCAACTCCATCCAATAAAATATCTGGGTATAGAAATCTGTAGCCTGAACAAAGACAGCATTATTCCCCAAATCACAAGGTTTAATTTCGGATACACTTTTTGCACTGAATGCTCCTGATAATTGCATATTACTTTTTCCAGCTATCTCATTTGAAACTTGTCCAGATGAAGTCGGGCTCATTTTCCAATAACCTTTCAAATTCGCGGCGTAAGAGGATGTACTCAGTTCACC encodes the following:
- the hemL gene encoding glutamate-1-semialdehyde 2,1-aminomutase, which gives rise to MTQQNSAQTKTADISREKSAQLFEKAKQYFPGGVNSPVRAFKSVYGTPLFIERGDKAHIWDADENEFIDFCCSWGPLILGHNNDQIREAVTAQLSKGLSFGAPTALENELADLIISNNRFIEKIRFVSSGTEAVMSAIRLARGYTKRDKIVKFEGCYHGHSDSLLVKAGSGLVTFGETSSAGVPKAFADETIVIALNDKEALSTVFEQFKDQIAAVIIEGVPANNGLLIQTKEYVQFLSEITKQNGSLLIFDEVITGFRLGFEGAAAYYEIQPDIITYGKIIGGGMPVGAYGASKELMSCISPDGAVYQAGTLSGNPVAMAAGIATCKVLTQPDFYKNLNAKTAAFVADIRHYITEKKYPVKIFTIASIFWFAFTEQDAILKASDIDPNSMESYKKMHRELLNRGIYFGPSGYEVGFVSHAHTAQDLDTTKQHIFAALDLVFNEL
- a CDS encoding discoidin domain-containing protein; the protein is MRINQFVLFGGMLLALNACKEEELVFPKNVNQEIEITEKRPTAKPANLTFVSDFNQTIEIYWPELSERVTKAVITYKEGTEVKKIEVTKFDEATILHLDEMKEYDFDLQYFTSEGTSSKTTSVKLSPRPFEADYKILNLNAQPIAGGVSFIFPKTSTREIPGTITYSFNGKSYEKEIKGNIADTVNVVGLTDETQEIAFAITLNDAKWTREAKGTKQLAPGLLVYKLILPSLLAYMEGNNAVVSWKNNTGDPVDVQVNYKLNGVNKTAVVNASTETTGKLSFDVGGNATILNVTLSTDGSTSPVQIIPVKPLTEIAKTGWTAEVSSTENNEGAANGKGSSLIDGDINTYWHSNWSGPGSNYPHWFIIDFGQIETIGKFGMIRRHNNATGGFKTFNVEVSLDGQNWTEVGKNLNFNSSDSPAAWQDYTLAAVKAKYIRITMTAPMNSATSTHLAEFRVSGY